The following nucleotide sequence is from Scleropages formosus chromosome 4, fSclFor1.1, whole genome shotgun sequence.
GAAATTCTGGGCAAATGGTGCTATCTCACGGGCCACATCGAGGTGATTCCACCCCTGCGCTGCTAACGGCATCAAGAAAGATAAAACAGGAATGAGtcttctgcctttttttgtCAACAGGATTCTGTGACCTTATCAGGAGCGCTGCATTCTCGTGCACCTACCCATTGTAACCATCTATGCGAAGGGCAAaagcctttacatttatttatgtagcagacacttttctccaaagcaacttccaatgaactctgtgtagtgttatcagcccgcacaccttattcaccacggtgacttacactgctagatacaatacttccactggatcactcatccatacatcagtgggacacactctctctgtcactcacacactacgggggaacctgaacagcatgtcttaggactgtgggaggaaaccagagtacccagaggaaacccatgcagacagaacatgcaaactccacacagactgagcagggatcaaacccacagcctcttGCACTACGCAGGTGCTGTAAAACAccaacactactcactgtgccacccattcaCAGTCAGCTCTCCACATTTGTGGGGATTAGTGGCATAGGACCCTtacaaaagtggaaaaaccaTGAATATCTCTAGGGCCTCCAACCCTTAACACTTAATACTGTTGACCACACTGTACTGCAACGGTAAGTTTTATATGTTGGGCATCCCCAAACAGAGAGCGTAATCTGCAGTTCTTTAGCACACTGaaactttttataataaatttgtCTATATTTAttgtagtaaatgataaaatccattttatacatttatgacttactaaactttttttagttacattttCTAGTCTATGCACGTCGTCTGCGATTTTATGCAGTAGCccacaaaactcaaaaaaaaaaattccccatttAACTATTGATGGCAAACTCGCGAATAATCAAATCCGCAAAAGTTCAACACGCGAAAGTCAAGGTTTgactgtacattttattcagatccacggggacatggtggtgctgcgggtaacactggtgcctcactgtACCTGGGCAGTGCATTTTTGGGATATGGTGAGAATCCACCTCAGGGTTTGTGGACCTTGCATATCTCCCCCGTGTTCGCAGTCCAACGGCATGCAGAAGCAGGGATGGCGAACCGCTTCTGTATGCTTCCTTAATGTGAAATTGACAGGAGTGTTCGCCGTGATCAACTTGATGTCCGTACGTGTAGTGGGCAGACCTACCGCCGTTGGACTTGAGGGGCCGACATTTAAAACCCATTAGTATACTCATTAGTATACTCGATAAAAATGTCCTACATGTGCAACTgagcaaatactgtaaattgcttaaatgcaatgaataaatgtaaaggacaCATAACCGTCTGCAGCTCTGCTGTGCACTGGGGTGTGTTGGCTTTCTTGCATGAATTTCTTCTCACCTTAAAGTATTAATAATTCTTGAAAATCACATCACATGTATTACTGTAGGACAGTATCATTTATTGCTATGCTTGTCTATTTCTATACTTAATATAAAAGGGAAATATTAATAGGGCTCTTACTTTGTCTAACCATTTAGAAATACAAGAGATAAAAAATGCAGAGGAACCCGAAAGCCAGGATAAAAGCAGCACACCAGAAATTCCACCTTCAGAGCTGGTAAGAAAACCAAGTGGACTAAGGAAATGAAGACAGATTAGATttatattgcacatttttttctgatgataTGAACAAATCACTCCCGAGCTTTCATTAGTTAAGCTGCAGCATGAGCATCCTGCGTTTAGATTGCCCATGAACTCCGATCCTCCTTGATCTTCAGAACCCCGAAGGTCCACCAGCACCTCCCCTGCCCACCACACCTCCCCCTGAGGATTATTATGAGGAAGCTGATCCCCTGAGTCCAGGAAAAGTGCCTCAGTACATCACTGCCACCAGTAAGTCCTCGTCCACCCCCAATGGACCTACCGCACGATGCTGCCCTCCACCGCACCTCCAGCAATTATCATAGACTTACTTGACTGTTATGCATATGGACTGAGGGATATGTTTCTTGCAGACTGTTCCAGCCGCCCCAACTCCATCGAAGATGGCTACTATGAAGATGCGGATGAGAACTATCCTTCCACTCAAATAAACGGGCCGCACAAGAGTTCTGGTGAGCATGAATGTCCTGCGCTGCAGTACCTTACATCACCCAAAAAAGCCAAGCTGCACTACGAGAGTAGCTTGGTGATGAAGGAGGTGGATATCTGAGGCTGCAAGGATCAAGTCCCACAGGGATCCATGGTTGCATGCTCTACCTgtattgctgcagtaaaatgaaggtataaatgaaaaaaataatcattgcAAGTTACATAAGGATGGCAGTATCTGCAACTCAGTTCATTTGTATATATCACCCTTGGTAAAATTTACTTAGAGAAGGTAGAATGACAAGGTGGCAAtttaccatctaggtttgtatttGTGCAGATAATGATTCGGATGCCCTTAGCAGCTCCTATGAGTCGTACGATGAAGAGGAGGACGAGGCAAAAGCTCGACGTCTAACTGGTCAATGGCCTTTGGAGGAAGACTCCGTGGGTCCTGCGAAGGACTGCCGTATCTGTGCCTTTCTGCTGCGGAAGAAACGGTTTGGGCAGTGGACCAAACAGCTGACGCTCGTCCGCGACAACAGGCTCCAGGTGAACCCGCTGAATGGAGACTCGTGTAGGACTGTTATCAGACCGGTCCAGTTGACCTTACGAGACCGACACATTCTGGAATTTGAGGCAGAGGTCAGCATATCACTGAAATTTTCAGAATCCCCCcagatgtagtaccctggagcaaggtacttaccctaacttcTTCCAATCAAATTACCCaagtgcataaatgggtaaataactggaagtaccttaacattgtaggttggttttggagaaaagtggcagatgAATGTAATAACTGTGGGTTTTCTAACGCGAAGACACGCGAAACCATCGTTTCAGTGTTACAAGAAGGCCAAAGACCACATGCCATACATTGACCTGCCCCTGGACCTGTGCAATGTCATCTACGTGCCCAAAGATGGGCGGCGGAAGAAGCACGAACTGCGTTTCTCGCTGCCTGGCAGCGAGGCCCTGGTGCTAGCGGTGCAAAGCAAGGAGCAGGCCGAGGGTTGGCTAAAGGTACCGCGGCACCGCTCGGCATGGCAACGCCCTCTGCCCCCAGCTCTTCTCTTCATACTCTGCTCCTTCTCACTTTACCTGGTGCTCACCTTGGCATCTCCGCAGGTTATCCGGGAGGTGAGCAGTCAAGGGAGCGTGAATTACGGAATGGATGGGTCCACCTCTCCCATGATTCTCCGAAAGATGGAGCTGGACCAGGTGATCCTGGTCTTCACGAGGTTCATTTAACCATGCGACCGTGACGTGTTGGCATTAAGCACAAAACTGTTACTGGTTTGAACAACAGAGACAGTGTTTACTGTGCTGAGCGAAATGTCCTACTGTACATGCCTTCTGGGAAGATCACAGGTTTTCAGCGTTTCCATCGTGTTGTGACCTCGTGTGTTTTGCCCGCGACTGTCAAACCTGCTGAGAAATCCACCTAGGTGGctttgtaatgttttctttgtatACCCTTTCTGTGCGTATGACAGCAGCACACCATCCCACAGAGGCTGTGTGCAGACAAGCATCCCTCTGACTCAGATAGCGTGGCCACAGGGGACGGCACGTCCCCCAGCCGCAAGAGGGACGCTCGCAAACACGGTTAGTCTCGCCGTATCAGCTGTCCTCCCCACCTTGTTGACCGTTGTCTTTATCACTGGCTGTCGCCGCCCCGTCCACCGTCAACCCTGTTTGTGGCTTGCTATGTGAGGACTCCAAGGATTTCAGTGTCGCTGTCCATAtgcagtaattattttaaagactGGTACAGTTGCTAACGTGCTGTTAATTGTGGTTTCTCCAGTTAACATGCTGTGCCCTTCATTTCGATGTATAAACCGTGGTTCTGTGccaaaatttatatttattaagcagacacttttctccaaagcgacttccaatgaactttatgtagtgttatcagcccacacacctttgtcaccgtggtgatttacactgctagatacactacttacaatgagtcactcatccgtacatcagcggaagacactctctgtcactcacacactttgggtgaacctgaacagcatgtctttgcattgtgggaggaaaccagagcacccagaggaaacccatgcataaaatattgtgtatgccgggaattttttaacgtaaatctggattttcctaagtcgaatttacgtaagtggaggggtgtctgtactttGTTTTTGGTCTTCTAACCACGGTAGCCTTGGCTGAGTCTGCTGTTCCTGTACAGGGAAAGCAAAGCGGGGCGCTCTGTCGGAACTGACAGGGCCAATGGGTTGGGCGGCTGGCCGTAAAATCACACAAATCATCAGCTTCCCCAGGAAGAAGCTCCCGCTTCCCAGGGATCCTCTTAAAGCCCTTCCCAATGACAGCGATCCTCGATGTGGTGAGTCCCCATCCACTAACTTTGGTGATTTCCCCCAAAAGAGGAACCTCTGCTCAAACTCTTGGTTATTTCCCTTCACTTCTCAAACGGTCATTCAATCTCTGCCATCTGTTTCTGCTCATCCATTCTCCTATACATCGTTACGACCACCATCTTTGCGAAGCATCATACCCCCTCCGTGCAAAGCACTGAGCCATGTTTAGGGTCTTGTCACCCTGTTCTCCTCCAGGCTACCTAAGAGTGCTGACGGACCAGGGATGGAAAGAGCGATGGTGCTGCGTACGGGGAGGCTCGTTGTCTCTCCTCCGGAGCAGGGAgggtccccacacacacatcggAATGGTGCCCCTCTCAGACTGCGAGGTGGCTCCTGGACTTAGCCCTAAGCATCCTTTCGCTTTCCGAATCCTGCGAGAGGGCAAAGAGGTGGCCACTCTGGAGGTACTTCTCATCTCTTGATCTCTGCTGACTGCTCTGATGAATGATCGAGGTTTTCAAAGAGGTGGATCTTTTAGCCCAGTgctcgctgtgtggcgggtctggggttccagccctgcttggggtgccttgcaatggactggcgtcctgtcctaggtttGTCCCCTCCGCTTTTGGCCTTGCtgtctgtgttgccgggtgaggctctgactcgccgcaaccccgatcagaacaagcagttgttgacggaCGGACGGAAAACACGTAATACATTGAAAACACTCCTACAGAAAAGAGAATCACACTGAATGAGTGTGAAAGGCAGCATTTCTTGACATCgataacttttatttatttggatcCAAAATGTACGGTACGCAGCCCAGCATATCTGTAAGAGGCTGTTATTAAAAGTGCTGCAGGGGTGATTTCTCTCAATAGTAAGGTTTGTGCCTCTgtaaccttgcaccctgtgtctaCTATATGTCTGTAGGCCAGCTGCTCTGAGGAAATGGGACGCTGGCTGGGGATGCTGCTGGCCGAGACGGGCAACGCAAGTGACCCCGATGTTTTGCACTATGATTACGTGGATGTGGATACCGTCGCCAGCATCCGAGATGCCGTCCGCCACTCTTTCCTGTGAGTCTGAGCTCCGGGAGGGAGCGCACGTTCAGCGCGGGTGTCGGCCTCAGGTTTGCCGTCAGCGTTAGTCCACGGTGCTCTTTGACCACCGGACTGATGCACTAGAGCCGGTTGTCTTTGCACTGCTGGCACGCGAACGGTCAGCCGTCTTTGCCTCGCTTTGGTGTCGGTGGCTTTGTGCAGTGTCGGTGCAGTAAATCAGCGTGGTGCTTCCTCTTGATTTCCTCCAATGCTTTAGGTGGGCGACATCTTCCAGCAGCGCTTCCACGGATTCGAAGAAGTACGACGAGGCTGCTTACGAGGGAGTACAGGTGTGTAGGGATGATACTGCATTACTGCGTGAAGTCTGTCACTGCAAGCTATGTAAGCCATATTGCAGACACTGGAATAATTCAGCATGAATCAGAAATAACACTGTCAAAGCTGAGCGCACGTTCCAACCCACGAGTCTGCAATTAGGTCTgtctttttactgcttttttactGTCACGCTGGTCACTTGCATGTGAACGTATTCTCAGTGCTTGCAAATAAAAAGCAGAGGGATTCAGCACCTTTATTCTAAGGTTGCCCTATTTTGTGTTTTAGCAGCAGACGTTTCTAGCTATCCTACATTAATTTTCTGGATGTGAATGCTATGGCTACGATTAGGCACGTATTGAAATATTAGGTGGTAGAAAAAGAACGATGCTCAGTGTCATAATGTTCAGTACAACACAGTAACCAGCATCCTGACATCCTGTAGCTCGGTGGGGAGCAGAGTCAGAAGTCCGATTCTCGTGGAAAACGCGTCACGCAGAGAGTCGTCCTCCAGGCCCCTGGCAAGGGCCAGTCGTCCAGTAAGGAGTCACCTCTATGAACCTGGCCGATACACGTTCAATAGTCTGAGGACCGATGAAAAGTATCCTTTGgtgtatatttaatgttttgtgtaATGGGTATGGCGTATTTACTGGACATGCATTATGCTTCCACAAGTGCTGTGTCAGATCAGCCACGTTATACTTCATTGTATGTAATGAGATGCTCTACATGTAAAGATCAGTAATAGGTTTAGCATCTTATGATTTCAATGCCTGTGTCTTTGCTTGGAATTTTGGTATATTGGCCTCTTGCCTTTGTCTGTGTTACCAAACCAAATCAGTGAGAGTTGGGGttgttgtgtctgtgttggaTACAAATTAAAAGCCAGGTTAGACATGCAGTATTGATGACTGATCATTGCTGTCAGATACTAATCACTATGGCAGGTACGGCAAGACGAGGGCGGAGGAAGATGCTCGTAGGTACCTACGTgagaaggaggagctggagcagaagcGAGAGGGGATCCGTAGTGCCTTACTGTCATTACgcaaggagaagagagaggTTAGGGAGGGTTTAAAGAGTGCCACAGGtaaggacacacacaaacaaacacatatacaCCCCATTATAGGGTACAGTCGATAATCCCCTGGTTCATAATACATatcatgcaaatattttaacatgtattAATTCCTGTAGCTGTCATGGATTACATGCTAATGATACATCCGAgagtgcgggggtgcggtggcgcagtgggttggaccacagtcctgctctccagtgggtctggggttcgagtcccccttggggtgccttgcgacggactggcgtcccgtcctgggtgtgtcccctccccctccggccttacgccctgtgttgccgggtgggctccggttccccgtgaccccgtatgggacaagcggttctgaaaatgtgtgtgtgtgtgtgtgtgtgtgtgtgtgtgatacatcCGATAAAAAGGTGCAATATTCTTAAGTCTAATCAGAGCGTAATTGCTGCTGTAGGCTAATTTCCAGCAGATCACCTAATGTAATTGTGCCGTTGTAAAGCAAATGTTAAGATACACATACTAATAGGGATTAGAAATTGCGTGGTGTATAAAAATACAACGAAAAGTGCTTTGAATAAGTGGgtgaaatatgtatataaaatgacATGATGGCTTTGGAAAGATGAGACCGTGGAAAAGCAGAGGTACCTTCACACTTGCATTATCTACTGTCCCACTACAGGACACCTGAATGTCAAGCAGAAAGGTCATGGCCAATATTCATGACATCCTAGTGTTTTTGTGATGCCTTTGTGGTTAAGGGTTCATGTCACTGTCACAGGTGAGCAAGTGAAGGCTTTGGAGCAGCGCTTAGCCCACCTTGAAGAAAGTTGTAGGGAGAAGGAGGGTGAGCGAGTGGATCTGGAACTGAGACTCACTGAAGTAAAGGAGAACCTGAAAAAATCTTTGGCGGGAGGGATGCTGGGCGCACCTGTGGAGAGCAAGCCGACAAGAAAGGTGCTGACTTCGAAGCACGCATTTGAAACGTTGGGCCATGACTTgagtaatgcatttttaaaggtattttatAAAGCAAAATCAGAATCATATGAGGTTATCATAAAGTTCTCCTTAGACTTTACACTAGATTTCCAgttttacaggtggtccctgatttacgatggttcgactaatgattttcccgggcaagtgatacgCGGTGCAATACTCTatcacaatgctgggcagcggcagcgatccgcatctcccagtctgtcacacagaggtgtgtatcaggtgtattaaatgcattttcaacttacaatattttccacTTAACGAtcggtttcgcggaacgtaaccccattgtaagtcggggaccgcctgtatgGTTATCTGCAGCAGTGATTGGCGTAGAAAAGCGGTGGCGTGTAGGTAGCATCATGGCAGCGAAAGCATGAACTTTCTGATGCCTCCAGGCTCAGCTCAGCAAGAAAAACAGCCCCAACAGTGAGGCAAGCCTTCCGGTTAACTGCAGTTCTGAAATTCGCAAGATCCCGGTCTCCGTGTGCGCACCCAGTTCTGGGAATGTGATGCAGAAAGCCAAGGTACAACTGCTCAGTCAAGAATCTGACACAGAATTGCTATTTCAAAACAGTGTATGTCTTCATTGTGTTGATTCAAGTGCAACTAAATACacgagacaaaaaaaaaatctattgatATATAACAAACTAACCCTTTAAAGTTGCATCAAAATTACTAAAGTTGTCTTTATTTGTTATAGCAATTTAATGAATTATGTCTGTCTTTGTAGTGCTCTCATCACGCTGatcaatattttacaaatatgtgCTCAGAGATGCTATATCATACCATATTTCACTAATAAATCAAACCATACTACACTAATTTAATCATATTGGTACTATAGCTGCATTGTCAAAATATCTGTAAAGAAATTGCATATAAATGCCAAACAGTAGCATATAGACCCCGTAAAGTTCATCATCAATTCATCAGAAACTGCATTAAGCATAATCACCGcttgaatgttttcttttaggaATGGGAATCGAAGAAGGAGATCTAGATGGAAAGTGTCTCTGAAGGTTCATCTGTCTGTGGATCTGGATTTTGCACAGCCTTGGTTCCTTGGTCTTCAGGGTGATGAAGACAATCAGATCCCATTTTTCCTTCCCTGTTTAAGATCAGGACCAGTCAGCAGTTATGGCAGCTGGTTTTCATCTGAAATTACAGTGCAGGCAGATAAAGTAGTGGAGGTGCAGCTGCATGGACCATTTTCTCTGGAAACTCTGGCCTCTGTAGCCCCAGGGTCTGTTCTGGACTTTGGCACACGTTTCGTACCGGTCAGTGTTTGAAAGAAGGGCCTTTCCTGCAAATGATGGACAAACCCTAGAAGAGGGCGGAAACTGGTTTTGGAGGTGAACATTTACAGAAGGCTGTAAGAAAGTCACTCCAATGGGTTACTAGATGGGCAACAAAAGTTACAGAATGGAGAGAGGGTACATTATTAACCAGGAACTCCACTCAAAGTCAGCATGAAACAAGTGCTCTGAAGCTTCCTAAATTCAGGCTCATCGGTTACAGTACTTGTGGTTCCTAATTTATATTTTGCACTTTACGTAGTTTCTTTAATATCATAGGCAGAGGTAATAGAACACttgctgtaaactgtaaataaaaatatgacatactaattttgtaatttactgCAATATCCTCCATCTGTTTTTTCTACcttgtatttttcatgtaaGCTTTCATAAATGTGATGTTTCAGACAAACTTGCagtaaaaaagacttttttttctattaCCCATTTTGTATAACAAGCAGCAGGCAAGTCCTTTATTCATCCGGAAAAACTTGCAGATAATGGTTAACCAAAGGGTCCCATCAtcaccatttaatttttaaaccaaAAGCAAACTGTAGGTGTTGTTATGAAGCACTCTGGTGAACATcgtgtttttccacattttgagGTTATAGGTTGATCCCCATGAGCTCCAATCAGTCCTCCAGTGAGTCATCCTCTCCATGTCAGGAGTCATCACAAGGCAAAGCGGAGAAGATGAAACAgatccataaataaaaataacactatGGACCTGTTTAAATGGTATTCCATCTGTTTAGATACTGGTTAATCGTTTTTGTcacaaattatttacacata
It contains:
- the LOC108934419 gene encoding actin filament-associated protein 1-like 1 isoform X3, which codes for MEHLVTELNILLKMLDQENLSSATTEKKRTVGNLLKELKPPVNGTDYIYVNTTLCGNGTSFVESLFQDFEIQEIKNAEEPESQDKSSTPEIPPSELNPEGPPAPPLPTTPPPEDYYEEADPLSPGKVPQYITATNCSSRPNSIEDGYYEDADENYPSTQINGPHKSSDNDSDALSSSYESYDEEEDEAKARRLTGQWPLEEDSVGPAKDCRICAFLLRKKRFGQWTKQLTLVRDNRLQCYKKAKDHMPYIDLPLDLCNVIYVPKDGRRKKHELRFSLPGSEALVLAVQSKEQAEGWLKVIREVSSQGSVNYGMDGSTSPMILRKMELDQQHTIPQRLCADKHPSDSDSVATGDGTSPSRKRDARKHGKAKRGALSELTGPMGWAAGRKITQIISFPRKKLPLPRDPLKALPNDSDPRCGYLRVLTDQGWKERWCCVRGGSLSLLRSREGPHTHIGMVPLSDCEVAPGLSPKHPFAFRILREGKEVATLEASCSEEMGRWLGMLLAETGNASDPDVLHYDYVDVDTVASIRDAVRHSFLWATSSSSASTDSKKYDEAAYEGVQLGGEQSQKSDSRGKRVTQRVVLQAPGKGQSSNTNHYGRYGKTRAEEDARRYLREKEELEQKREGIRSALLSLRKEKREVREGLKSATGEQVKALEQRLAHLEESCREKEGERVDLELRLTEVKENLKKSLAGGMLGAPVESKPTRKAQLSKKNSPNSEASLPVNCSSEIRKIPVSVCAPSSGNVMQKAKEWESKKEI
- the LOC108934419 gene encoding actin filament-associated protein 1-like 1 isoform X1; this encodes MDTSSDCAMEHLVTELNILLKMLDQENLSSATTEKKRTVGNLLKELKPPVNGTDYIYVNTTLCGNGTSFVESLFQDFEIQEIKNAEEPESQDKSSTPEIPPSELNPEGPPAPPLPTTPPPEDYYEEADPLSPGKVPQYITATNCSSRPNSIEDGYYEDADENYPSTQINGPHKSSDNDSDALSSSYESYDEEEDEAKARRLTGQWPLEEDSVGPAKDCRICAFLLRKKRFGQWTKQLTLVRDNRLQCYKKAKDHMPYIDLPLDLCNVIYVPKDGRRKKHELRFSLPGSEALVLAVQSKEQAEGWLKVIREVSSQGSVNYGMDGSTSPMILRKMELDQQHTIPQRLCADKHPSDSDSVATGDGTSPSRKRDARKHGKAKRGALSELTGPMGWAAGRKITQIISFPRKKLPLPRDPLKALPNDSDPRCGYLRVLTDQGWKERWCCVRGGSLSLLRSREGPHTHIGMVPLSDCEVAPGLSPKHPFAFRILREGKEVATLEASCSEEMGRWLGMLLAETGNASDPDVLHYDYVDVDTVASIRDAVRHSFLWATSSSSASTDSKKYDEAAYEGVQLGGEQSQKSDSRGKRVTQRVVLQAPGKGQSSNTNHYGRYGKTRAEEDARRYLREKEELEQKREGIRSALLSLRKEKREVREGLKSATGEQVKALEQRLAHLEESCREKEGERVDLELRLTEVKENLKKSLAGGMLGAPVESKPTRKAQLSKKNSPNSEASLPVNCSSEIRKIPVSVCAPSSGNVMQKAKEWESKKEI
- the LOC108934419 gene encoding actin filament-associated protein 1-like 1 isoform X4 gives rise to the protein MDTSSDCVNGTDYIYVNTTLCGNGTSFVESLFQDFEIQEIKNAEEPESQDKSSTPEIPPSELNPEGPPAPPLPTTPPPEDYYEEADPLSPGKVPQYITATNCSSRPNSIEDGYYEDADENYPSTQINGPHKSSDNDSDALSSSYESYDEEEDEAKARRLTGQWPLEEDSVGPAKDCRICAFLLRKKRFGQWTKQLTLVRDNRLQCYKKAKDHMPYIDLPLDLCNVIYVPKDGRRKKHELRFSLPGSEALVLAVQSKEQAEGWLKVIREVSSQGSVNYGMDGSTSPMILRKMELDQQHTIPQRLCADKHPSDSDSVATGDGTSPSRKRDARKHGKAKRGALSELTGPMGWAAGRKITQIISFPRKKLPLPRDPLKALPNDSDPRCGYLRVLTDQGWKERWCCVRGGSLSLLRSREGPHTHIGMVPLSDCEVAPGLSPKHPFAFRILREGKEVATLEASCSEEMGRWLGMLLAETGNASDPDVLHYDYVDVDTVASIRDAVRHSFLWATSSSSASTDSKKYDEAAYEGVQLGGEQSQKSDSRGKRVTQRVVLQAPGKGQSSNTNHYGRYGKTRAEEDARRYLREKEELEQKREGIRSALLSLRKEKREVREGLKSATGEQVKALEQRLAHLEESCREKEGERVDLELRLTEVKENLKKSLAGGMLGAPVESKPTRKAQLSKKNSPNSEASLPVNCSSEIRKIPVSVCAPSSGNVMQKAKEWESKKEI
- the LOC108934419 gene encoding actin filament-associated protein 1-like 1 isoform X2, which produces MDTSSDCAMEHLVTELNILLKMLDQENLSSATTEKKRTVGNLLKELKPPVNGTDYIYVNTTLCGNGTSFVESLFQDFEIQEIKNAEEPESQDKSSTPEIPPSELNPEGPPAPPLPTTPPPEDYYEEADPLSPGKVPQYITATNCSSRPNSIEDGYYEDADENYPSTQINGPHKSSDNDSDALSSSYESYDEEEDEAKARRLTGQWPLEEDSVGPAKDCRICAFLLRKKRFGQWTKQLTLVRDNRLQCYKKAKDHMPYIDLPLDLCNVIYVPKDGRRKKHELRFSLPGSEALVLAVQSKEQAEGWLKVIREVSSQGSVNYGMDGSTSPMILRKMELDQHTIPQRLCADKHPSDSDSVATGDGTSPSRKRDARKHGKAKRGALSELTGPMGWAAGRKITQIISFPRKKLPLPRDPLKALPNDSDPRCGYLRVLTDQGWKERWCCVRGGSLSLLRSREGPHTHIGMVPLSDCEVAPGLSPKHPFAFRILREGKEVATLEASCSEEMGRWLGMLLAETGNASDPDVLHYDYVDVDTVASIRDAVRHSFLWATSSSSASTDSKKYDEAAYEGVQLGGEQSQKSDSRGKRVTQRVVLQAPGKGQSSNTNHYGRYGKTRAEEDARRYLREKEELEQKREGIRSALLSLRKEKREVREGLKSATGEQVKALEQRLAHLEESCREKEGERVDLELRLTEVKENLKKSLAGGMLGAPVESKPTRKAQLSKKNSPNSEASLPVNCSSEIRKIPVSVCAPSSGNVMQKAKEWESKKEI